A genomic segment from Sorangium aterium encodes:
- a CDS encoding DUF4336 domain-containing protein translates to MLRRLDQSLWAAEDTLKVGFLRFPVRSPVVRLEDGGLLLFSPLPSVEREADEIRALGEVRAIVAPNLLHHLGLSPAARLFPGARLYGARGLREKRPDVTFTGVLDGAPDPLWSAELDQAAVGGMPKLEEVVFFHRPSRTLFVWDLCFHIAQSDHLPTRLFMRLNGAYGRFGPSRIARSMMRDRAAVRASVERMLAWEPERIVVAHGDVVERGGRAALQGAFERVP, encoded by the coding sequence ATGCTGCGACGGCTCGATCAATCCCTCTGGGCTGCGGAAGACACGTTGAAGGTGGGGTTTCTCCGTTTTCCCGTGCGATCTCCGGTCGTGCGTCTCGAGGACGGCGGGCTGCTGCTCTTCTCGCCGCTCCCGAGCGTGGAGCGGGAGGCGGACGAGATCCGCGCGCTCGGCGAGGTGCGGGCGATCGTGGCGCCGAACCTGCTGCACCACCTCGGCCTTTCGCCGGCGGCGCGGCTGTTCCCGGGGGCGCGGCTGTACGGTGCACGGGGGCTCCGCGAGAAGCGCCCTGACGTGACGTTCACCGGCGTGCTCGACGGCGCGCCGGACCCGCTCTGGTCCGCGGAACTCGACCAGGCGGCGGTCGGCGGGATGCCGAAGCTCGAGGAGGTGGTCTTCTTCCACCGGCCGAGCAGGACCCTCTTCGTCTGGGATCTCTGCTTTCACATCGCGCAGAGCGATCACCTCCCGACGCGCCTCTTCATGCGCCTCAACGGCGCCTACGGGAGGTTCGGCCCGTCGCGCATCGCGCGCTCGATGATGCGCGATCGCGCGGCGGTGCGCGCGTCGGTGGAGCGGATGCTCGCGTGGGAGCCGGAGCGCATCGTGGTGGCGCACGGCGACGTCGTCGAGCGCGGCGGTCGGGCCGCGCTGCAGGGCGCGTTCGAGCGGGTGCCCTGA
- a CDS encoding MarR family winged helix-turn-helix transcriptional regulator, giving the protein MNQHDLDPCDVAELARRKRASLGQLLLRSARLLDERAVARVARRGAPGVRRAHTALMPYIDLEGTRLTDLAERAGVTKQAVGQVVEELEAAGVVERTPDPDDRRAKRVRFTPHGLKTLLHGLGVLHELEEELTRAMGQKQMASLKKGLTALLAALEAPEAPETPPEGR; this is encoded by the coding sequence ATGAACCAACACGACCTCGATCCCTGCGACGTCGCCGAGCTCGCGCGGCGCAAGCGCGCGAGCCTCGGGCAGCTCCTGCTCCGCTCGGCGCGGCTGCTCGACGAGCGGGCGGTGGCGCGCGTCGCCCGGCGCGGCGCACCCGGGGTGCGCCGGGCGCACACGGCGCTCATGCCTTACATCGATCTCGAGGGCACGCGGCTGACGGATCTCGCGGAGCGCGCCGGCGTGACGAAGCAGGCGGTGGGTCAGGTCGTGGAGGAGCTCGAGGCGGCGGGCGTCGTGGAGCGGACGCCCGATCCGGACGACCGGCGGGCGAAGCGGGTGCGGTTCACGCCGCACGGCCTGAAGACGCTGCTCCACGGGCTCGGGGTGCTGCACGAGCTGGAGGAGGAGCTCACGCGAGCCATGGGCCAGAAGCAGATGGCCTCGCTGAAGAAGGGGCTCACCGCGCTGCTCGCGGCGCTGGAAGCGCCGGAGGCCCCGGAGACGCCGCCTGAGGGCCGGTGA
- a CDS encoding SDR family oxidoreductase encodes MRVFITGASGFVGSAVVREFISAGHDVVGLARSDSAAKVIADTGAVVYRGDLERVESLERGASEADAIIHTGFNHDFSKFKASCEADRKVIDALGSALARSERPLIVTSAIGVLPPGSVVTEQTMPLSPSPNPRAATEEAVRALIDRGVNVSVVRLPPSTHGEGDHGFVPMLIKIARDQGASAYIGEGLNRWPAVHRFDAAKVYRLAAERATRGVYYHAVAEEGVPFRQIAEVIGRRLKVPVVSRSQDEAAAHFTSFFAHFVAMNVTASSKQTQEQLQWRPTLPGLIADLDRPHYFA; translated from the coding sequence ATGCGCGTCTTCATTACAGGAGCCTCTGGATTCGTCGGGTCCGCGGTCGTTCGCGAGTTCATTTCGGCTGGCCACGACGTCGTGGGGCTTGCTCGTTCGGACTCCGCGGCGAAGGTCATCGCCGACACCGGCGCCGTCGTGTACCGCGGGGACCTCGAGAGGGTTGAGAGCCTGGAGCGCGGCGCCTCCGAGGCCGACGCCATCATCCACACCGGATTCAATCATGACTTCTCGAAGTTCAAGGCGAGCTGCGAGGCCGATCGGAAGGTGATCGATGCGCTCGGGTCGGCGCTCGCTCGCTCGGAGCGACCGCTGATCGTCACGTCGGCGATCGGCGTGCTTCCCCCTGGAAGCGTCGTCACTGAACAGACCATGCCACTCTCGCCGAGCCCCAATCCGCGCGCAGCGACCGAAGAGGCGGTGCGCGCGCTGATCGACCGTGGGGTGAACGTCTCCGTCGTCCGCCTCCCGCCGTCGACGCACGGCGAAGGTGACCACGGCTTCGTTCCGATGTTGATCAAGATCGCCCGCGACCAAGGGGCCTCAGCCTACATCGGCGAGGGGCTCAATCGATGGCCGGCCGTGCATCGGTTCGACGCGGCGAAGGTCTACCGCCTCGCGGCCGAGCGGGCGACGCGGGGGGTCTACTACCACGCGGTCGCGGAGGAGGGCGTGCCGTTCCGACAGATCGCGGAGGTTATCGGCCGACGCTTGAAGGTGCCCGTCGTCTCCAGGAGCCAGGACGAGGCCGCCGCTCACTTCACCTCGTTCTTCGCGCATTTCGTCGCGATGAACGTGACGGCATCGAGCAAGCAGACGCAGGAACAGCTGCAGTGGCGACCGACGCTGCCGGGCCTGATCGCGGATCTCGACCGGCCTCACTACTTCGCGTGA
- the tam gene encoding trans-aconitate 2-methyltransferase, which translates to MADWDPAQYLKFEDQRARPAIDLLGRVDLTAPGEIVDLGCGAGNITRLVAQRFPGRGILGVDSSPDMLAQARAALPGARFVEGDIARFAPSAPPALIFSNAALHWLDDHQALFPALLGRLTAGGVLAVQMPRNHGAPSHTAMVEASRLPRFRDKLAAVVRESPVAAPAGYYGMLAPHAARLDIWETEYLHVLEGANPVVEWTKGTALRPLLAALDAQERAEFLEEYGGRVAAAYPKAADGKTPFPFRRLFLVATAR; encoded by the coding sequence ATGGCGGACTGGGATCCTGCGCAGTACCTGAAGTTCGAGGACCAGAGGGCGCGCCCTGCGATTGACCTGCTCGGCCGGGTCGACCTCACCGCGCCGGGCGAGATCGTCGATCTCGGGTGCGGGGCCGGGAACATCACCCGCCTCGTGGCGCAGCGCTTTCCGGGCCGGGGGATCCTCGGGGTCGACAGCTCTCCGGACATGCTGGCGCAGGCGCGCGCCGCGCTGCCCGGGGCGCGGTTCGTCGAGGGCGACATCGCGCGCTTCGCGCCGTCCGCGCCGCCTGCGCTGATCTTCAGCAACGCCGCGCTGCACTGGCTGGACGACCACCAGGCGCTGTTTCCGGCGCTGCTCGGGCGGCTCACGGCCGGCGGGGTGCTGGCGGTGCAGATGCCGAGGAACCACGGCGCGCCGTCGCACACGGCGATGGTGGAGGCGAGCCGGCTGCCTCGCTTCCGCGACAAGCTGGCGGCGGTGGTGAGGGAGAGCCCTGTCGCGGCGCCGGCGGGGTATTACGGGATGCTGGCGCCGCACGCGGCGCGGCTCGACATCTGGGAGACGGAGTATCTGCACGTCCTCGAGGGCGCGAATCCGGTCGTCGAGTGGACCAAGGGGACGGCGCTGCGGCCGCTGCTCGCGGCGCTCGATGCGCAGGAGCGGGCCGAGTTCCTGGAGGAGTACGGCGGACGGGTGGCGGCGGCGTATCCGAAGGCGGCGGACGGGAAGACGCCGTTTCCGTTCCGGAGGTTGTTCCTCGTCGCCACGGCGCGGTGA
- a CDS encoding transposase, with the protein MSLPFELRALAAKRSDVLAAMERIFAEEIARVTTRLASIAGARTGSVGFPQRFGSSLNVHVHFHTLAIDGVFEKTAMGVRFRDAPPPSKDDVSEVARRVRERALLWLRRRGYLDERAAEERSNETIEPSALDACTQLALAGGAYLARPFEHKDSPDAAFERRERRFSAACDGFDVHCAVRIAADDDQGRERLVRYCSRPTFALDRIELLPDGRIAYLLKTPRRGRTHRVMSPMEFMARLAALIPPPKIPLVRYHGVFAPRSSWRSLVTPKPPARAAKSEPCAGHAPLPAAPAPASPAPASPCPPPALSARSLAHAEPTVRVEPTLISVLHWGRLLEGELFATSRYVEWAVLMKRSFGFDALRCPRCERRMRVLSTITDSAVVRRILDHLNLPSQPRTAAPARDPTWEPMAFGFDAA; encoded by the coding sequence ATGTCGCTTCCGTTTGAGCTGCGTGCGCTTGCGGCCAAAAGGTCCGACGTCCTCGCGGCGATGGAGCGCATCTTCGCGGAGGAGATCGCCCGCGTGACCACGCGGCTCGCGAGCATCGCCGGCGCACGGACGGGCTCGGTCGGGTTCCCTCAGAGATTCGGCTCGAGCTTGAACGTTCACGTCCATTTTCACACGCTGGCAATCGACGGCGTTTTCGAGAAGACCGCCATGGGCGTGCGCTTCCGCGATGCGCCGCCGCCTTCAAAGGACGATGTCAGCGAGGTGGCGCGACGGGTGCGCGAGCGTGCGCTTCTTTGGCTACGGCGCCGCGGCTACCTTGACGAGCGCGCGGCCGAGGAGCGCAGCAACGAGACCATCGAGCCCTCCGCGCTCGATGCGTGTACCCAGCTCGCACTCGCAGGTGGAGCGTATCTTGCGCGGCCTTTCGAGCACAAGGACAGTCCCGACGCGGCTTTCGAGCGCCGAGAGCGACGCTTCTCCGCGGCGTGCGACGGGTTCGACGTGCATTGCGCGGTGCGCATCGCAGCGGATGACGATCAGGGGCGCGAGAGGCTCGTGCGGTACTGCTCCCGCCCGACCTTCGCACTCGATCGAATCGAGCTCCTGCCCGATGGGCGTATAGCGTACTTGCTGAAGACACCTCGGCGGGGACGCACTCACCGCGTCATGAGTCCAATGGAGTTCATGGCCCGGCTCGCGGCTTTGATTCCTCCGCCGAAGATCCCGCTTGTGAGATACCATGGCGTGTTCGCGCCTCGCTCGTCGTGGCGCTCTCTCGTGACACCCAAACCTCCGGCCCGCGCCGCGAAGTCTGAGCCGTGCGCGGGGCACGCGCCTCTGCCCGCCGCGCCCGCGCCCGCATCGCCCGCGCCCGCGTCGCCGTGCCCTCCGCCGGCGCTCTCAGCGAGGTCGCTCGCGCATGCCGAGCCCACGGTGCGAGTTGAGCCGACCCTGATCTCGGTCTTGCACTGGGGGCGGCTGCTCGAAGGGGAGTTGTTCGCAACGTCGCGCTACGTCGAGTGGGCCGTGCTCATGAAGCGTTCGTTCGGTTTCGATGCGCTCCGCTGCCCGAGATGCGAACGGAGGATGCGCGTGCTTTCCACGATCACCGACTCAGCGGTGGTGCGCCGCATCCTCGATCATCTGAACTTGCCCTCGCAGCCCCGAACGGCAGCACCCGCGCGCGATCCAACGTGGGAACCGATGGCGTTCGGGTTCGACGCGGCGTAG
- a CDS encoding IS110 family transposase: MRSVALDLGVHEISFCEVAGGAVVLRRTVRSLDSLEDLLGPSSSPARVAIEACREAWAVHDTLRNWGHDVLVVDTTRARQLGIGQHGRKNDRLDAEALAHAVERGGIPLAHVLSPHRRAIRHQLAVRRALVETRAQYVTTVRGILRACGHKLARCTTEGFLTVLSAAALPAETRQLVGPLVTALEMLTPQIALADAALEQLCTHEPVIVRLTTAPGVGLVIAAAFVSVVDEAKRFHHAHQLASYLGLVPSEDTSGGRNKQRLGAITKQGNAYLRVLLTQAAHTILRHKSGDDPLRQWANAIDERRGRHVAVVALARRLSGVLWAMWRDGTVYDAQSAAVASAKGLRQQAQSIEQQAQSMKEASVKARRRQRSIDKGLGATRATARSRPVSTSRRASMH; the protein is encoded by the coding sequence ATGCGAAGTGTAGCGCTGGATCTGGGGGTCCATGAGATCTCCTTCTGCGAGGTGGCGGGCGGGGCCGTGGTGTTGCGACGCACGGTCCGCTCGCTCGATTCGCTCGAGGATCTCCTCGGCCCGTCGTCCTCGCCGGCCCGGGTGGCGATCGAGGCCTGCCGCGAGGCCTGGGCGGTGCACGACACGCTGCGCAACTGGGGTCACGACGTGCTGGTCGTCGACACCACGCGAGCTCGTCAGCTCGGCATCGGCCAGCACGGCCGCAAGAATGACCGCCTTGATGCCGAGGCGTTAGCGCACGCCGTCGAGCGCGGGGGTATTCCACTCGCTCACGTGCTGTCGCCTCACCGGCGGGCCATTCGCCACCAGCTGGCTGTCCGGCGCGCGTTGGTCGAGACGCGGGCCCAGTACGTCACCACCGTGCGCGGCATCCTGCGCGCTTGCGGACACAAGCTCGCGAGGTGCACCACCGAGGGATTCCTCACGGTGCTGAGCGCGGCAGCCTTGCCGGCCGAGACTCGCCAGCTCGTTGGACCCCTGGTGACAGCGCTGGAGATGCTCACCCCTCAGATCGCGCTGGCCGATGCCGCGCTCGAGCAGCTGTGCACCCACGAGCCGGTGATCGTGCGGCTGACCACGGCACCCGGCGTGGGGCTGGTCATCGCCGCCGCATTCGTCTCGGTGGTGGACGAAGCCAAGCGCTTTCACCACGCCCACCAGCTCGCCTCCTACCTGGGCTTGGTCCCCTCGGAGGACACCTCCGGGGGACGCAACAAGCAGCGGCTGGGCGCGATCACCAAGCAAGGCAACGCCTATCTGCGCGTGCTGCTGACGCAGGCTGCGCACACGATCCTGCGGCACAAGAGCGGCGACGACCCGCTGCGCCAATGGGCAAACGCCATCGACGAGCGCCGGGGTCGCCACGTCGCGGTCGTGGCGCTGGCGCGGCGGTTGTCGGGTGTGCTGTGGGCCATGTGGCGCGACGGCACGGTCTACGATGCGCAGAGCGCAGCAGTCGCTTCGGCCAAGGGCCTGCGGCAGCAAGCACAGTCAATCGAGCAGCAGGCGCAAAGCATGAAGGAGGCCTCGGTCAAGGCGCGCCGCCGGCAGCGCTCGATCGACAAGGGACTCGGCGCCACTCGGGCAACGGCTCGCTCGAGGCCGGTCTCGACCTCAAGGAGGGCCTCGATGCACTGA
- a CDS encoding ethanolamine ammonia-lyase reactivating factor EutA: MGAQVTLLGLDFGSTTSCAVAASATLTRAAGSGRVELGALEERYRSEMALTPFAGDALDLDAAAALLDRWLAEAGVAPGALFGGGAIITGLAARRSNADALAALIRARVGEALLAVAEDPCLESWVAFMGSAAPLSRARPGEPLVNLDIGGGTTNIALGLAGEVQRTGCLLVGARHVALDPRSRRLRALSPEARAAFDHLGLRRGPGEVLSQAEAEAVVAFYVDLLEAAITGRAGAFDAPAAARHVQVPFALPEGIAAPTLTFSGGVGELIYAGLAGRPLPEPAHHGDLGVDLARAILASPRLSARVATPASMGRATAYGLLRHATQLSGATLFLPRPGRLPLRDLPILARLSPVSSDAELDHAVDLFRRSTCGGSLEIALDDVSAATLKRLGARIAGALRRAGPIPEHPLVLLTAKNAGKTLGGYVTGWGALPIDLLVIDEVQAHGARFVQVGRLCDQILPVSFYGMTP; this comes from the coding sequence ATGGGCGCCCAGGTCACCCTGCTCGGCCTGGATTTCGGCTCCACGACGAGCTGCGCCGTGGCCGCCTCGGCGACGCTCACGCGCGCCGCGGGCAGCGGCCGGGTGGAGCTCGGTGCGCTGGAGGAGCGGTACCGATCGGAGATGGCGCTCACGCCCTTCGCCGGCGACGCGCTCGATCTCGACGCCGCGGCGGCGCTCCTCGATCGCTGGCTCGCCGAGGCGGGCGTGGCGCCCGGGGCCCTCTTCGGCGGCGGGGCGATCATCACCGGCCTCGCCGCGCGCCGGAGCAACGCCGACGCGCTCGCGGCGCTGATCCGCGCGCGCGTCGGCGAGGCGCTGCTCGCCGTCGCCGAGGACCCTTGCCTCGAGTCCTGGGTGGCTTTCATGGGCAGCGCCGCTCCCCTGTCGCGCGCGCGCCCCGGCGAGCCCCTCGTCAACCTGGACATCGGCGGCGGCACCACGAACATCGCGCTCGGCCTGGCCGGCGAGGTCCAGCGCACCGGCTGTCTTCTCGTGGGCGCGCGGCACGTCGCGCTCGACCCGCGCTCGCGCCGCCTCCGCGCGCTCTCGCCCGAGGCCCGCGCCGCCTTCGACCACCTCGGGCTCCGCCGCGGCCCGGGCGAGGTGCTCTCGCAGGCCGAGGCCGAGGCCGTCGTCGCCTTCTATGTGGATCTGCTCGAGGCGGCGATCACGGGGCGCGCCGGCGCCTTCGACGCGCCCGCGGCAGCGCGCCACGTGCAGGTGCCCTTCGCGCTGCCAGAGGGGATCGCGGCGCCCACCCTCACGTTCTCCGGGGGCGTTGGCGAGCTGATCTACGCCGGTCTGGCCGGGCGCCCCCTGCCCGAGCCGGCTCACCACGGCGATCTCGGCGTGGATCTCGCTCGCGCGATCCTCGCTTCACCTCGGCTGAGCGCGCGGGTGGCGACGCCGGCCAGCATGGGCCGGGCGACGGCGTATGGCCTGCTGCGCCACGCCACCCAGCTCTCCGGCGCGACGCTGTTCCTCCCGCGCCCCGGGCGCTTGCCCCTGCGCGACCTGCCCATCCTGGCGCGCCTCTCGCCGGTCTCTTCCGACGCCGAGCTCGATCACGCCGTGGACCTCTTCCGCCGGAGCACCTGCGGCGGCTCTCTGGAGATCGCCCTCGACGACGTCTCGGCGGCCACCCTCAAGCGCCTCGGCGCGCGCATCGCCGGAGCGCTGCGCCGGGCCGGACCGATCCCGGAGCACCCCCTCGTGCTGCTCACAGCGAAGAACGCGGGCAAGACGCTCGGGGGCTACGTGACCGGCTGGGGCGCGCTGCCGATCGACCTCCTCGTCATCGACGAGGTGCAGGCGCACGGCGCCCGGTTCGTCCAGGTCGGCCGCCTGTGCGATCAGATCCTGCCGGTCTCGTTCTACGGGATGACGCCATGA
- a CDS encoding class I SAM-dependent methyltransferase: MDAPEISDLLVDYDPDTLARLPVRRSAVVERLRAAGRPGAARLAARLPARDDLLDEAAVDALLLRVHAELQRLSEEFDQGERVRFVLAPLLDALRAAGAPRPLRVVDVGCGLGYVVRWLAARGALGADVELVGCDYNRALIEAARAAASDEGLPCRFHVANAFTLREPATVFLSTGVVHHFRGDALVSFFREQARAGALAFIHFDIKPSHLSPLGAWIFHQARMREPLSRHDGVLSALRAHAGDALLAAARAGAEGLSSALFDGHVGPFPVLRIMHAVIGLRPDLRARFVDQLERLGPRGGRRLGAFS; encoded by the coding sequence GTGGATGCTCCGGAGATCTCCGATCTCCTCGTCGACTACGATCCAGACACCCTCGCGCGCCTGCCCGTGCGCCGGAGCGCGGTGGTCGAGCGCCTCCGCGCCGCGGGCCGCCCCGGCGCAGCCCGGCTCGCCGCGCGGCTCCCGGCGCGGGACGATCTCCTCGACGAGGCCGCCGTCGACGCGCTCCTGCTCCGCGTCCACGCCGAGCTGCAGCGCCTGTCCGAGGAGTTCGACCAGGGAGAGCGCGTCCGCTTCGTGCTCGCGCCGCTGCTCGACGCGCTGCGCGCCGCCGGCGCGCCCCGCCCCCTGCGCGTCGTCGATGTGGGCTGCGGGCTCGGCTACGTCGTCCGCTGGCTCGCCGCCCGTGGGGCGCTGGGCGCCGACGTCGAGCTCGTGGGCTGCGATTACAACCGCGCGCTGATCGAGGCCGCGCGCGCCGCGGCCAGCGACGAGGGCCTCCCGTGCCGCTTCCACGTGGCCAACGCGTTCACGCTGCGCGAGCCCGCCACCGTCTTCCTGTCCACCGGCGTCGTCCACCATTTCCGCGGCGACGCCCTCGTGTCGTTCTTCCGCGAGCAGGCCAGGGCCGGCGCCCTCGCGTTCATCCACTTCGACATCAAGCCGAGCCACCTGTCGCCCCTCGGCGCCTGGATATTCCACCAGGCCCGCATGCGCGAGCCGCTCTCCCGCCACGACGGCGTGCTCTCCGCCCTCCGCGCCCACGCCGGCGACGCGCTCCTCGCGGCGGCGCGCGCTGGCGCCGAGGGCCTCTCCTCCGCGCTGTTCGACGGCCACGTCGGGCCCTTTCCCGTCCTGCGCATCATGCACGCGGTGATCGGCCTCCGCCCGGACCTGCGCGCGCGCTTCGTCGACCAGCTCGAGCGGCTCGGCCCGCGCGGCGGCCGCCGGCTCGGGGCGTTCTCGTGA
- the eutB gene encoding ethanolamine ammonia-lyase subunit EutB: protein MKEPTPLDRIEVPRPRTDVVYAARLPGPGGSFRGLKRLLGAADCSKAGDRHAGLAASDDAEREAARELLGELTLEHLHDHPLTDARGEIDAVMRVNYDIDRDAFAPIASLRLGELKDHLLRATGLEVARLGRALTGVMAAALAKLCDVHELVYLARKISRPTRARTLLGAPGTLASRLQPNHPTDDLRGMTLLIYWGLSIGAGDALLGVNPAAGTVETTAAILRHLDRIRRAAGVPTQICCLSHLKVQLAALDQGAPVEILFQSLAGTESCCVTEFDVTVDLIDEGYRRMAARGPLAGQAEQFMYFETGQGSELTYGKHEGIDMATAEALCYGLARRWDPFMLNNVTGFIGPETHLDDREMILANLQDHFMGKLLGVPMGMAPCYTLHAHVTLEGQQMATQLLTAAGANYYMDVCLNTDRMLAYFDTSGHDVQTLRELHGRAPGGEFLEWALARGILARAGEGQGEAGAITRGPRFGDVRQFCPDEAELAELLAATPAAHGFATAGPRPANAVSRRGRRDEAIARSALATELREGELARVAAFRLISTTAASKGEHLGSADAGARLSAESAARLAPEEAEVQIVVSDGLSAEAVHRNLPDLLPVLLDGLGARGVTVGQPLLARYGRVKLAEAVAERLAARLVVVLLGERPGSGELASSSLSAYLAYRLPPGADQEAAAAFSGNPVIGFEYTVISNIHAGGLPAAEAGGVIVEKAVAVLAHRAAGNRLEASLAGGAA from the coding sequence GTGAAGGAACCGACCCCGCTCGATCGGATCGAGGTCCCTCGCCCCCGGACCGACGTCGTCTATGCGGCCCGCCTGCCCGGCCCCGGCGGCTCGTTCCGCGGCCTGAAGCGGCTCCTCGGCGCCGCCGACTGCAGCAAGGCCGGCGATCGACACGCAGGCCTCGCGGCGAGCGACGACGCGGAACGGGAAGCCGCGCGGGAGCTGCTCGGCGAGCTGACCCTGGAGCACCTCCACGATCACCCGCTCACCGACGCGCGGGGCGAGATCGACGCGGTGATGCGCGTCAATTACGACATCGACCGCGACGCCTTCGCCCCGATCGCCTCGCTGCGCCTCGGCGAGCTCAAGGACCACCTGCTCCGCGCGACCGGCCTGGAGGTGGCGCGCCTCGGCCGCGCCCTCACCGGCGTCATGGCCGCTGCGCTCGCCAAGCTCTGCGACGTGCACGAGCTCGTGTACCTTGCCCGCAAGATCAGCCGTCCGACCCGCGCCCGCACGCTCCTCGGCGCCCCCGGCACGCTCGCCTCGCGCCTCCAGCCGAACCACCCCACCGACGATCTCCGGGGCATGACCCTGCTGATCTACTGGGGCCTTTCCATCGGCGCCGGCGACGCGCTGCTCGGCGTCAACCCCGCGGCCGGCACGGTGGAGACCACCGCCGCGATCCTCCGCCACCTCGACCGCATCCGCCGCGCGGCCGGCGTCCCCACGCAGATCTGCTGCCTGTCGCACCTCAAGGTGCAGCTCGCCGCGCTCGACCAGGGCGCGCCCGTGGAGATCCTCTTTCAGAGCCTGGCAGGCACCGAGTCGTGCTGTGTCACCGAGTTCGACGTCACCGTGGATCTCATCGACGAGGGCTATCGCCGCATGGCCGCGCGCGGCCCGCTCGCAGGCCAGGCCGAGCAGTTCATGTATTTCGAGACCGGCCAGGGCAGCGAGCTCACGTACGGCAAGCACGAGGGCATCGACATGGCCACGGCCGAGGCGCTCTGTTATGGCCTCGCCCGCCGCTGGGACCCGTTCATGCTCAACAACGTCACCGGGTTCATCGGCCCGGAGACGCACCTCGACGACCGCGAGATGATCCTCGCGAACCTCCAGGACCATTTCATGGGCAAGCTCCTCGGCGTGCCCATGGGCATGGCCCCTTGTTACACCCTCCACGCCCACGTCACGCTGGAGGGCCAGCAGATGGCGACGCAGCTCCTCACCGCGGCGGGCGCCAATTACTACATGGATGTCTGTCTCAACACCGATCGCATGCTCGCCTATTTCGACACGAGCGGGCACGATGTGCAGACCTTGCGGGAGCTCCACGGCCGCGCGCCCGGCGGCGAGTTCCTGGAGTGGGCCCTCGCGCGGGGCATCCTGGCGCGCGCGGGGGAGGGGCAGGGCGAGGCGGGCGCGATCACCCGCGGGCCGCGCTTCGGCGACGTGCGGCAGTTCTGCCCGGACGAGGCCGAGCTCGCCGAGCTGCTCGCGGCCACGCCCGCCGCCCACGGCTTCGCCACCGCCGGTCCGCGCCCGGCCAACGCGGTGAGCCGCCGCGGTCGCCGCGACGAGGCCATCGCGCGGTCGGCGCTCGCCACCGAGCTGCGCGAGGGCGAGCTGGCCCGCGTCGCCGCGTTCCGCCTCATCTCCACGACGGCGGCCAGCAAGGGAGAGCACCTCGGCTCCGCGGACGCGGGGGCGCGCCTCTCCGCGGAGAGCGCCGCCCGGCTCGCGCCGGAGGAGGCCGAGGTGCAGATCGTTGTGTCGGACGGCCTGAGCGCCGAGGCCGTCCACCGCAACCTCCCTGACCTGCTCCCGGTCCTGCTGGACGGCCTGGGGGCGCGCGGCGTGACCGTCGGCCAGCCGCTGCTCGCGCGTTATGGCCGGGTGAAGCTCGCGGAGGCCGTCGCCGAGCGGCTCGCGGCGCGGCTGGTCGTCGTGCTGCTCGGCGAGCGCCCGGGGAGCGGCGAGCTGGCGTCGAGCAGCCTCTCGGCCTACCTCGCCTACCGCCTCCCGCCCGGCGCGGACCAGGAGGCGGCCGCCGCCTTCAGCGGCAATCCCGTGATCGGCTTCGAGTACACGGTGATCTCGAACATCCACGCTGGCGGGCTGCCCGCCGCGGAGGCCGGGGGCGTGATCGTCGAGAAGGCCGTGGCGGTGCTCGCCCACCGCGCGGCCGGCAACCGGCTGGAGGCGTCGCTCGCCGGCGGCGCTGCTTGA
- a CDS encoding TetR family transcriptional regulator, whose product MPDRRSPQISSRKQPKQARSTGLVAAVLEAAVQVLAKEGAQRFTMARVAEKAGVSVGSLYQYFPNKAALLFRLQSDEWRDTTELLRVILEDVERPPLERLRTLVHAFIRSECEEAEARVALNDAAPLYRDAPEAQEARASGDRTIQVFMQEALPNVSEATRALAGDLITSTLSAVGKHFSESPRTPAEIEAYANAMADMFCAYLRGIETG is encoded by the coding sequence ATGCCCGACCGACGAAGCCCCCAAATTTCCTCGAGAAAACAGCCCAAGCAGGCTCGCTCGACCGGACTCGTCGCCGCGGTTCTGGAGGCCGCAGTTCAGGTTCTGGCGAAGGAAGGGGCGCAGCGCTTCACCATGGCGCGGGTGGCCGAGAAGGCTGGCGTCAGCGTCGGGTCGCTCTATCAGTACTTCCCGAACAAGGCGGCGCTCCTGTTCCGGCTCCAGAGCGACGAATGGCGGGACACGACCGAGCTGCTGCGCGTCATCCTCGAGGACGTCGAGAGACCTCCGCTTGAACGACTGCGCACCCTGGTCCACGCCTTCATCCGCTCCGAATGTGAGGAGGCCGAGGCGCGCGTGGCCCTCAATGACGCCGCCCCGCTCTATCGCGATGCGCCCGAGGCACAGGAGGCGAGGGCGTCGGGAGACCGCACGATCCAGGTCTTCATGCAGGAGGCGCTACCCAACGTATCCGAAGCGACGCGTGCTTTGGCCGGCGACCTGATCACATCGACGCTGAGCGCGGTGGGGAAGCACTTCTCGGAAAGTCCTCGAACCCCCGCAGAGATCGAGGCCTACGCCAACGCCATGGCCGACATGTTTTGCGCCTACCTGAGAGGCATCGAGACTGGCTGA